A DNA window from Aspergillus nidulans FGSC A4 chromosome V contains the following coding sequences:
- a CDS encoding ubiquitin-like protein ATG8 (transcript_id=CADANIAT00003115), with protein MRSKFKDEHPFEKRKAEAERIRAKYADRIPVICEKVEKSDIATIDKKKYLVPADLTVGQFVYVIRKRIKLSPEKAIFIFVDEVLPPTAALMSSIYEEHKDEDGFLYITYSGENTFGDC; from the exons ATGCGTTCCAAGTTTAAGGACGAGCACCCGTTcgagaagcgcaaggctgaagcCGAGCGTATTAGAGCGAAATATGCCGACCGGATTCCG GTTATTTGTGAAAAGGTCGAGAAGTCAGATATTGCTACCATcgacaagaagaagtatTTGGTACCTGCAGACCTCACCGTCGGCCAGTTCGTCTACGTCATTCGCAAGCGCATCAAGCTGTCTCCAGAGAAagccatcttcatctttgtCGACGAGGTCCTGCCCCCAACGGCTGCACTAATGAGTAGCATTTATGAAGAGCAcaaggacgaagacgggTTCCTTTATATTAC ATACTCCGGAGAGAACACATTTGGCGACTGCTAA
- the hsp70 gene encoding molecular chaperone Hsp70 (transcript_id=CADANIAT00003113) translates to MAPAVGIDLGTTYSCVGVFRDDRIDIIANDQGNRTTPSFVAFTDTERLIGDAAKNQVAMNPHNTVFDAKRLIGRRFGDAEVQADMKHWPFKVVDKSGKPIIEVEFKGETKQFTPEEISSMVLTKMRETAEAFLGGTVNNAVITVPAYFNDSQRQATKDAGLIAGLNVLRIINEPTAAAIAYGLDKKVEGERNVLIFDLGGGTFDVSLLTIEEGIFEVKATAGDTHLGGEDFDNRLVNHFVTEFKRKHKKDLSTNARALRRLRTACERAKRTLSSAAQTSIEIDSLFEGIDFYTSITRARFEELCQDLFRGTMEPVERVLRDAKIDKSSVHEIVLVGGSTRIPKIQRLVSDYFNKEANKSINPDEAVAYGAAVQAAILSGDTSSKSTNEILLLDVAPLSVGIETAGGVMTPLVKRNTTIPTKKSETFSTYSDNQPGVLIQVYEGERARTKDNNLLGKFELTGIPPAPRGVPQIEVTFDLDANGIMNVSAVEKGTGKTNKITITNDKGRLSKEDIERMLADAEKYKAEDEAEAARIQAKNGLESYAYSLKNTISEGQLQISEDDKKKVSDKIDEVISWLDNNQTAEKDEYESQQKELEGVANPIISAAYAAAGGAPGGAAPGAGAAPGGGAGFRNDGVVEENEELD, encoded by the coding sequence ATGGCCCCCGCTGTTGGTATTGATCTTGGAACCACCTACTCCTGTGTGGGTGTCTTCCGTGATGACCGCATTGATATCATTGCCAACGACCAGGGTAACCGCACTACACCCTCTTTCGTTGCCTTCACCGACACCGAGCGTCTCATCGGTGATGCCGCCAAAAACCAGGTCGCCATGAACCCCCACAACACTGTCTTCGATGCTAAGCGTCTGATCGGTCGTCGTTTCGGCGATGCTGAGGTCCAGGCTGATATGAAGCACTGGCCCTTCAAGGTCGTTGACAAGAGTGGCAAGCCCATCATCGAAGTGGAGTTCAAGGGCGAGACCAAGCAGTTCACTCCTgaggagatttcctccatGGTCCTGACTAAGATGCGCGAAACTGCTGAGGCCTTCCTCGGCGGTACCGTGAACAACGCAGTCATCACTGTCCCTGCTTACTTCAACGACTCCCAGCGTCAGGCCACAAAGGATGCTGGTCTCATTGCCGGTCTGAACGTTCTCCGTATCATCAACGAGCCTACTGCTGCCGCCATTGCTTATGGTCTTGATAAGAAGGTTGAGGGTGAGCGCAATGTGCTCATCTTCGATCTTGGTGGTGGTACCTTCGATGTCTCCCTGCTCACCATTGAAGAGGGTATCTTCGAGGTGAAGGCCACCGCAGGAGACACTCACCTGGGAGGAGAGGACTTTGACAACCGTCTGGTGAACCACTTCGTCACTGAATTTAAGAGAAAGCACAAGAAGGATCTTTCCACAAACGCCCGTGctctccgccgtctccgcaCCGCTTGCGAGCGTGCCAAGCGCACCCTGTCCTCTGCTGCCCAGACTTCCATTGAGATCGATTCTCTTTTCGAGGGCATCGACTTCTACACCTCCATCACCCGTGCCCGTTTTGAAGAACTCTGCCAGGACCTCTTCCGTGGTACCATGGAGCCTGTCGAACGTGTCCTCCGCGATGCCAAGATCGACAAGTCTTCCGTCCATGAGATCGTGCTCGTCGGTGGTTCCACCCGTATCCCCAAGATCCAGCGCCTCGTCTCCGACTACTTCAACAAGGAGGCCAACAAGTCCATTAACCCTGATGAGGCTGTTGCCTACGGTGCTGCCGTTCAGGCTGCCATTTTGTCTGGTGACACTTCCTCCAAGTCCACCAACGagattctgcttctcgacGTCGCCCCTCTGTCCGTCGGTATTGAGACCGCTGGTGGTGTCATGACTCCCCTTGTCAAGCGAAACACCACCATCCCCACCAAGAAGTCCGAAACCTTCTCCACTTACTCCGACAACCAGCCTGGTGTCCTGATCCAGGTCTACGAGGGTGAGCGTGCCCGCACCAAGGACAACAACTTGCTCGGCAAGTTCGAGCTCACCGGTATCCCCCCTGCTCCCCGTGGTGTTCCTCAGATCGAGGTCACCTTCGATCTTGACGCCAACGGTATCATGAACGTCTCCGCTGTCGAGAAGGGTACCGGTAAGACCAACAAgatcaccatcaccaacgACAAGGGCCGTCTCTCCAAGGAGGACATTGAGCGCATGCTTGCCGATGCCGAGAAGTACAAGGCGGAGGATGAAGCCGAGGCTGCCCGTATTCAAGCCAAGAACGGCCTTGAGTCCTACGCTTACTCTCTCAAGAACACTATCAGTGAGGGTCAGCTCCAGATCAGCGaggacgacaagaagaaggtcagcGACAAGATTGACGAGGTCATTAGCTGGCTCGACAACAACCAGACCGCCGAGAAGGACGAGTACGAGTCCcagcagaaggagcttgagggtGTTGCCAACCCCATCATCTCCGCTGCTtacgctgctgctggcggcgctcCTGGTGGCGCTGCCCCTGGGGCTGGTGCCGCTCCTGGTGGCGGCGCTGGGTTCCGCAACGACGGTGTCGttgaggagaacgaggagctcgacTAA
- a CDS encoding protein chz1 (transcript_id=CADANIAT00003112) — MSESNQATFQGNDPAAHAPDAAAYDKGKGKAVEDMDVSMDEEEEESEESDAEIMVEDEDDDGDSNLEPVSTENIISGGRRTRGKTIDYQEAANKIDADEMDDEEDDDEDFKPSDK, encoded by the exons ATGAGTGAAAGTAACCAAGCCACTTTCCAAGGCAACGACCCAGCTGCTCATGCTCCTGATGCCGCTGCTTACGACAAGGGTAAGGGAAAGGCAGTTGAGGATATGGACGTGAgcatggatgaagaggaggaggagagcgaggagagtGATGCTGAGATT ATGGTTGAAG atgaggacgacgatggtGACAGCAATCTCGAACCCGTCTCGACCGAGAACATCATTAGCGGCGGACGACGCACACGCGGCAAGACCATCGACTACCAGGAAGCTGCCAATAAGATTGACGCAGAcgagatggatgatgaagaggacgatgatgaggacttCAAGCCGAGCGACAAGTAG
- the hem13 gene encoding coproporphyrinogen oxidase (transcript_id=CADANIAT00003114) — protein sequence MALPRLYSAPFRRSLSRFSAPCRKPNNHQTPFHRFYSERTSQSEKSTRSSHPGKTQDKRGKKEFTVWRPYLRLAIGIPFVTLLVWDMMTGEVTQLDSPSIVEIDEALKKQASVNETSPMRLRMEKLIKDHQQKIVEELSRIDGKQFRADTWTRPNGGGGISCVLQDGNVFEKAGVNVSIVYGDLPRAAIEKMRADHKSFVGADVESLSFFAAGLSLVLHPHNPMAPTVHLNYRYFETSDPKDPINGDKNWWFGGGTDLTPSYLFPEDVQHFHKTIKEACDRHDATYYPRFKEWCDKYFYIPHRRECRGVGGIFFDDLDANFLESSSTSSQNPQETLFSFVSDALASFLPSYVPIVERRKDMPFTPAQKEWQQLRRGRYVEFNLVYDRGTSFGLRTPSARIESILMSLPRTASWAYMDPVSGTRTEHMDNEEELGEDKAHEKEMMDVLRHPRQWV from the exons ATGGCTTTACCCAGACTATATAGTGCGCCTTTTCGCAGGTCGCTTTCCCGGTTTTCAGCGCCCTGTCGCAAACCAAACAATCACCAAACACCCTTCCACCGATTCTACTCGGAGAGAACATCACAATCAGAGAAATCAACACGATCATCGCACCCGGGAAAGACACAAGACAAACGGGGCAAGAAAGAATTTACAGTTTGGCGTCCGTACCTGCGACTCGCGATTGGCATCCCCTTTGTAACGCTGCTTGTCTGGGACATG ATGACTGGAGAAGTGACCCAATTAGACTCTCCATCGATCGTGGAGATTGATGAGGCTCTCAAGAAACAAGCATCTGTCAACGAAACTTCGCCAATGCGGCTGCGAATGGAAAAATTGATAAAGGATCACCAACAGAAGATTGTGGAGGAACTCAGCCGGATAGATGGAAAACAATTCAGAGCAGACACCTGGACTCGACCTAATGGAGGAGGCGGTATATCTTGCGTCCTTCAAGATGGCAATGTATTCGAAAAAGCCGGAGTCAATGTATCTATCGTCTACGGAGACCTACCCCGAGCAGCGATTGAGAAGATGCGAGCAGATCACAAGTCCTTCGTCGGTGCTGACGTGGAATCTTTGAGTTTCTTCGCTGCCGGGCTTTCTCTTGTCCTACACCCCCATAATCCTATGGCGCCAACGGTCCATCTAAACTACCGCTATTTCGAGACATCAGACCCAAAAGACCCCATCAACGGCGACAAAAACTGGTGGTTTGGCGGCGGTACAGACCTCACCCCGTCCTACCTCTTCCCTGAGGATGTTCAACACTTCCATAAAACGATCAAAGAGGCTTGCGATCGCCATGACGCAACCTACTATCCCAGATTCAAAGAATGGTGCGACAAGTACTTCTACATCCCGCACCGTCGTGAGTGCCGCGGTGTCGGcgggatcttcttcgacgacCTTGACGCCAACTTCTTGGAAagctcctccacctcctctcaAAATCCGCAAGaaaccctcttctccttcgtctcTGATGCTCTCGCCTCCTTCCTTCCCTCCTACGTCCCGATTGTCGAACGTCGCAAAGACATGCCGTTCACCCCAGCTCAGAAGGAATGGCAACAActccgccgcggccgctATGTGGAATTCAACCTCGTCTATGACCGCGGCACGAGCTTCGGACTGAGAACCCCTAGTGCCCGTATCGAAAGTATCCTCATGAGTCTTCCTCGCACAGCATCATGGGCGTACATGGATCCCGTGTCGGGAACACGGACCGAGCATATGGATAATGAAgaggagctcggcgaggatAAGGCccatgagaaggaaatgATGGATGTGCTGAGACATCCCAGACAATGGGTTTGA
- a CDS encoding putative mitochondrial GTP/GDP transporter Ggc1 (transcript_id=CADANIAT00003116), whose protein sequence is MSPAAAHGSASKDVKKESATARLLGSGSAGIAELLVFHPVDTTAKRLMSNQTRITSASEFNQVVFKEYANAPLARKFTSLFPGLGYAAGYKVLQRIYKYGGQPFARDYLAKHHGADFDKAFGKGTGKAIMHATAGSLIGIGEIVLLPLDVLKIKRQTNPEAFRGRGLFKIISDEGMGLYRGAGWTAARNAPGSFALFGGSAFAKEYIYSLQDYNKASWAQNFVASVCGASASLIVSAPLDVIKTRIQNRNFENPESGFRIVSNMMKNEGPTAFFKGLTPKLLMTGPKLVFSFWLAQTLIPAFGQIV, encoded by the exons AtgtctcctgcagctgctcacgGTTCCGCATCTAAGGATGTGAAGAAGGAGTCAGCCACTGCTCGTCTTCTTGGATCAG GTTCTGCTGGTATTGCGGAACTGCTCGTTTTCCACCCT GTCGATACGACGGCAAAGCGATTGATGAGCAACCAGACCCGC ATTACGTCTGCCAGTGAATTCAACCAAGTCGTCTTCAAGGAGTATGCCAACGCGCCTCTGGCTCGCAAGTTTACCTCTCTCTTCCCCGGTCTCGGTTATGCCGCAGGTTACAAG GTTCTTCAGCGTATTTACAAGTACGGTGGTCAGCCGTTCGCTCGCGACTACCTGGCGAAGCACCACGGTGCCGACTTTGATAAGGCTTTTGGAAAGGGCACTGGAAAGGCTATCATGCACGCCACGGCCGGTAGTTTAATCGGCATTGGTGAAATCGTCCTGCTTCCTCTCGACGTGCTCAAGATCAAGCGTCAGACAAACCCAGAGGCTTTCCGTGGTCGCGGCCTTTTCAAGATCATCTCCGATGAAGGTATGGGGCTTTACCGTGGCGCTGGCTGGACTGCGGCTCGCAACGCCCCTGGATCATTCGCT CTTTTCGGTGGATCTGCTTTCGCCAAGGAATACATCTACAGTCTGCAGGACTACAACAAAGCTTCGTGGGCCCAGAACTTCGTCGCCTCCGTCTGCGGTGCCAGCGCCTCCCTCATCGTCTCCGCTCCCCTCGACGTGATTAAAACCCGTATTCAGAACCGCAACTTCGAGAACCCCGAGTCTGGCTTCCGTATTGTCTCCAACATGATGAAGAATGAAGGCCCCACTGCTTTCTTCAAGGGTTTGACGCCTAAGCTGTTGATGACTGGACCCAAGCTTGttttcagcttctggctGGCTCAGACGTTGATTCCTGCCTTTGGCCAGATCGTATAA